Proteins found in one Gardnerella vaginalis ATCC 14018 = JCM 11026 genomic segment:
- a CDS encoding S8 family serine peptidase: MKFKRASYLTRLAALGVATATLIVPLSGLTTAYAETVSNVNVNKKSDKTTISGANKLLSKAADSGHVPTEAEIKRAIKDFAENKKNEGTEESYKGSLLEKAIEDYKKAYKNEFDFNSKEEVNVVVTLKGKGGIGKSVASERKNQQNKLLPQWCKKYKMKVRRQLGYLVNAFEVTMPQNMVLELRKEPEIESAHKARKFRTMENNARVLQGVGEAFKKYKLDGTGMLVSIIDTGIDMNQPDMKLDESAKAHIKMKPKPGFTDKVPDGYNFADQNDNVRDDISEEQHGMHVAGIVAANGDETGKPADKNWRVDGVAPNAQLLAMKVFSNEASRSGGADDADIAAAVEKSVELGADIINMSLGSINGFSGASNITGLALKKARAVGVLPVISAGNSGLNFSSNGEIDDVFGKLDDATLGTPSAFPEAFSVASVENSVMTEKKATYKVDGSSKGTDILYRLATGKPDGQEREVVSVGYGRSYDDDSDDPDIDEYDSVNVHGKYVLVERGKINFATKFKHAFEAGAAGILVYNNDKGTEQFLGMAGIEGFGKKFGVSIRRTDALKMLDDLKQNKKVKISFSNDYVSAPNPDSMHPSGFSSWGSTPELDFKPNIAGIGGNVFSTQNGKGNYVNMSGTSMAAPNVSGLSALMVQYYKNRFPSISRVERAKRATQALMNTAKVLTDDGKDTGVPYVPRQIGAGLAQVDKAMDTNVIATVNGESYVPLREVNGERTIKVDLHNYGSKDLTFNVPTQQVLNESNEANKNTVTNISKNEDLTPQNCNGSILVKANSVATVEFKLKPNTSRNHYIEGYIRFESKDSNQPNISVPYLGFVGDWNKEPILVDPSKEYSSDIKASTTLVSAVSNTNKVKVNREGEATKLGSFSPNKDKLLDTIIPSVMMFRSAEEVRYSIYDSKGNLVKDLGYDNYLSRSDYRSLKGNAHGNESSTGEWDGSEYDPKTGKEVIAPDGIYTYKVTAKLSKNSDRSQTYTMKVGLDTKAPKIKVSDRDSNGDVIITVTDDLSETYVPDIHINGKWSAVRNVDKTCQEKDDKGACKLNFDPSNPATKHTYKVHIGSDAKFLYVSTKDSAENKSGYVYKIFKDSKDSKDVVINGASKLASKTMAIRFMSKFDGDNNLYLPIGGYASDDVKDIKVSVTYKDNGNKTVTVDDEHKKFFKDKSAFAAYVPL, from the coding sequence ATGAAGTTCAAAAGAGCATCATATTTAACTCGCTTAGCTGCATTAGGAGTTGCTACAGCAACCCTTATCGTGCCGCTTTCCGGATTAACTACAGCATACGCAGAAACTGTATCAAACGTAAATGTTAATAAAAAATCTGATAAAACCACAATTTCTGGTGCAAATAAATTGCTCAGCAAAGCTGCTGATTCAGGTCATGTGCCTACAGAAGCAGAAATTAAAAGAGCTATTAAAGATTTTGCTGAAAATAAAAAGAATGAAGGTACGGAAGAATCTTATAAAGGTTCATTGCTTGAAAAAGCTATAGAAGATTATAAAAAAGCGTATAAAAACGAATTTGACTTTAATTCTAAAGAAGAAGTAAATGTTGTAGTTACTCTTAAAGGTAAAGGTGGCATTGGAAAAAGTGTTGCTTCAGAACGTAAGAATCAACAAAATAAACTTCTCCCTCAATGGTGCAAAAAATATAAGATGAAGGTTCGCCGTCAGCTTGGATACTTGGTGAATGCATTTGAGGTAACCATGCCTCAGAATATGGTATTAGAACTTAGAAAAGAGCCTGAAATTGAATCTGCTCACAAAGCACGTAAATTCCGGACAATGGAAAACAATGCACGTGTTTTACAAGGTGTAGGTGAGGCTTTTAAAAAGTATAAGCTTGATGGCACTGGTATGCTAGTTTCAATTATTGATACCGGTATTGATATGAATCAGCCAGATATGAAGCTCGATGAATCTGCAAAAGCTCATATAAAAATGAAACCTAAGCCTGGTTTTACAGATAAAGTTCCTGACGGCTATAATTTTGCAGATCAAAACGATAATGTTAGAGATGATATTAGTGAAGAACAGCATGGCATGCATGTAGCTGGTATTGTGGCTGCTAATGGAGATGAGACAGGTAAACCAGCAGACAAGAATTGGCGTGTAGATGGTGTTGCTCCAAACGCACAGCTACTTGCTATGAAAGTGTTCTCGAATGAAGCTAGCAGATCTGGCGGTGCTGATGATGCTGATATTGCTGCTGCTGTTGAAAAATCCGTTGAGCTTGGTGCGGATATTATAAACATGTCGCTTGGTTCTATCAACGGCTTTAGTGGAGCCTCAAATATTACAGGTTTGGCATTAAAGAAAGCTAGAGCTGTTGGTGTGCTTCCAGTTATTTCTGCCGGTAATTCAGGTTTGAATTTTTCGTCTAATGGTGAAATAGATGATGTTTTTGGAAAGTTAGATGATGCGACTCTTGGTACGCCTTCTGCATTCCCTGAAGCTTTCAGTGTTGCTTCTGTTGAAAATTCAGTTATGACAGAGAAAAAAGCAACTTATAAAGTAGATGGTTCCAGTAAAGGTACAGATATACTTTATAGGTTGGCTACAGGCAAACCTGATGGTCAAGAGCGTGAAGTCGTTTCTGTAGGATATGGAAGATCATACGATGATGATTCAGATGATCCTGATATAGATGAGTACGATAGCGTAAATGTTCACGGTAAATATGTATTAGTTGAGCGCGGTAAAATCAATTTTGCTACAAAATTCAAGCATGCTTTTGAAGCTGGTGCCGCAGGTATACTTGTTTACAATAATGATAAAGGTACAGAACAATTCCTTGGTATGGCTGGTATTGAAGGATTTGGCAAAAAATTTGGAGTGTCGATTAGGCGTACTGACGCTTTAAAAATGCTCGATGATCTTAAGCAAAATAAGAAAGTTAAGATTTCTTTCAGCAATGATTATGTAAGCGCTCCAAATCCTGATAGCATGCATCCTTCAGGATTCTCTTCGTGGGGTTCAACGCCAGAGCTCGACTTTAAGCCTAATATCGCTGGTATCGGTGGTAACGTATTTTCTACTCAGAACGGTAAAGGCAATTATGTAAACATGTCGGGTACCTCTATGGCTGCTCCAAATGTTTCAGGTCTTTCTGCACTTATGGTGCAATATTATAAGAATCGTTTTCCTTCTATTAGTAGAGTAGAACGCGCAAAGAGAGCAACTCAAGCGTTGATGAATACTGCGAAGGTTCTTACTGATGATGGTAAAGATACGGGCGTTCCATATGTTCCTCGTCAAATCGGTGCTGGCTTGGCACAAGTTGACAAAGCTATGGATACAAATGTTATTGCTACTGTTAACGGTGAATCTTATGTTCCTCTTCGTGAAGTTAATGGTGAAAGAACTATTAAAGTAGATTTGCACAATTACGGAAGCAAAGATTTAACTTTCAACGTTCCAACTCAACAAGTATTAAATGAATCAAACGAAGCTAATAAAAATACTGTTACAAATATAAGTAAGAATGAGGATTTGACTCCTCAAAATTGCAATGGCAGTATTTTAGTAAAAGCTAATAGTGTTGCAACAGTTGAATTTAAGCTTAAGCCAAACACTAGTAGGAATCACTATATTGAGGGTTATATTCGATTTGAATCAAAAGATTCTAATCAACCAAACATCTCAGTTCCATATCTAGGTTTCGTTGGAGATTGGAATAAAGAGCCAATTCTTGTTGATCCTAGTAAGGAGTATTCTTCAGATATTAAAGCAAGTACAACTCTTGTTTCTGCGGTAAGTAATACTAATAAAGTAAAGGTGAATCGTGAGGGTGAAGCTACTAAATTAGGTTCATTCTCTCCTAACAAAGATAAGCTTTTAGACACTATCATTCCATCTGTAATGATGTTCCGTAGTGCTGAAGAAGTCAGATATTCTATATATGACAGTAAGGGCAACCTTGTTAAAGATTTAGGTTATGACAATTATCTTAGCCGTAGTGATTACAGGAGCCTTAAAGGAAATGCTCATGGTAATGAGAGTTCTACTGGTGAATGGGATGGTAGTGAATACGATCCTAAAACCGGTAAAGAGGTAATTGCTCCTGATGGAATATATACGTACAAGGTTACAGCAAAATTGTCTAAGAATTCTGATCGTTCACAAACCTACACTATGAAGGTTGGTCTTGATACCAAAGCTCCTAAGATTAAGGTTTCTGACCGTGACTCTAATGGTGATGTGATTATTACTGTCACTGACGATTTGAGCGAAACTTATGTGCCTGATATTCATATAAATGGCAAATGGTCTGCAGTTAGAAATGTAGATAAAACATGCCAGGAAAAAGATGACAAGGGTGCTTGTAAGTTAAACTTTGATCCTTCTAATCCTGCGACAAAGCATACTTATAAAGTTCATATTGGGTCTGATGCTAAATTCCTTTATGTCTCAACTAAGGATTCTGCTGAAAATAAAAGTGGTTATGTTTATAAGATTTTTAAGGATTCTAAGGATTCTAAAGATGTTGTTATAAATGGAGCCTCTAAGCTTGCAAGTAAGACTATGGCCATTAGATTCATGTCTAAATTCGATGGTGACAATAATCTTTATCTTCCTATCGGCGGTTATGCTTCCGATGATGTGAAAGATATTAAAGTTTCGGTTACCTATAAAGATAATGGGAATAAGACTGTAACTGTTGATGATGAGCATAAGAAATTCTTCAAAGATAAGTCAGCTTTTGCCGCCTATGTTCCTCTTTAG